A region from the Vicia villosa cultivar HV-30 ecotype Madison, WI linkage group LG3, Vvil1.0, whole genome shotgun sequence genome encodes:
- the LOC131657479 gene encoding F-box only protein 8-like: MYPLLSPSSIEVSNHIHDDIVFSILSKLPLKSLKRLESVSKSWSLLFYNPYFMTMFRNYFVSKDHSFYDDISFLLHLKNDGLLYSLSGEGSENNKVRFHWEKLSLRDRGNNFSFNISGPISFNGTLCVQYYHNGYPKIMLWNPATTEFKIIFEEYGHFSNENDWSDHYQVGYDHVKDDYKMIRHTQCRPRTSNGISSFWEIFSINNNSWRKIDDDFPHSCRSSEEVYVDEVSHWCEKTGARTYLVSFDFSKESFITTLVPSHIDDDFDFISKRWTRVSSLTVLNGSIAFIVHYEETSTFDILILGELGVEESWTKFFIVGPLSCLKIPIGIGKKGNILIQKKDNKLAWFDINTGTIDEIGVTTETHGKIYFHKETLLPNGEIYNKFSSCFHKQPL, encoded by the coding sequence ATGTATCCACTGTTGTCTCCCTCAAGTATTGAGGTGAGCAACCATATACATGATGATATTGTCTTCTCTATTCTCTCCAAACTTCCTCTCAAATCTTTGAAGCGATTGGAATCTGTATCCAAATCATGGTCTCTCTTATTCTATAACCCTTATTTTATGACTATGTTTCGCAACTATTTCGTATCTAAAGATCATTCTTTTTATGATGATATATCTTTCCTCTTACATTTGAAAAACGATGGTCTTTTATACTCTCTTTCTGGTGAGGGGTCTGAGAATAATAAAGTTAGATTTCATTGGGAAAAGCTTTCTCTAAGAGATAGGGGAAACaacttttcttttaatatttccgGTCCCATTAGTTTTAATGGAACTCTCTGTGTCCAATATTATCACAATGGCTATCCAAAAATAATGTTGTGGAACCCGGCTACCACAGAATTCAAGATAATTTTTGAAGAATATGGTCATTTTTCAAATGAAAATGATTGGTCCGATCATTATCAAGTCGGTTATGATCATGTTAAAGATGACTATAAGATGATTAGACACACTCAGTGTCGTCCTAGAACAAGTAACGGAATTTCTTCCTTCTGGGAGATATTTAGCATAAACAATAACTCTTGGAGGAAAATTGATGACGATTTTCCTCACTCATGTAGAAGTAGTGAAGAAGTGTACGTGGATGAAGTGTCTCATTGGTGTGAAAAAACGGGAGCACGTACATATTTGGTGTCATTTGACTTCAGCAAAGAATCTTTTATTACAACACTCGTGCCCTCTCACATagatgatgattttgattttatttcgaaAAGGTGGACAAGGGTGAGTAGTTTGACTGTATTAAATGGATCTATTGCTTTTATAGTACATTATGAAGAGACAAGTacttttgatattttaattttgggTGAACTCGGTGTTGAAGAATCATGGACTAAATTCTTTATTGTTGGGCCTTTATCTTGCCTTAAGATTCCGATTGGAATAGGGAAGAAGGGAAATATATTGATCCAAAAGAAAGACAACAAACTAGCTTGGTTTGATATAAATACCGGAACTATTGATGAAATTGGTGTTACAACTGAAACTCATGGCAAGATATATTTCCATAAAGAAACCCTTCTTCCAAATggagaaatatataataaattttcttCTTGTTTTCACAAGCAACCTTTATGA
- the LOC131657481 gene encoding F-box protein CPR1-like: MNQKSEFHGYPKIMLWNPATTEFKIIFEEYDGFSKDWSDHYQVGYDYVKDDYKMIRRTHRRPRTSECGISTFWEIFSLNNNSWRKIDGHFPHSSHSYRCSEEVYVDGVSHWCEKIGTHTHLVSFDFSIESFITTPVPSYTDDVFDIISKMWMRKRILTVLNGSIGFIVHSEETSTFHILILGELGVEESWTKLFIVGPLPCLKIPIGIGKKGNILISKKDKELAWFDISTGTIDEIGVTAETHVNVSSTFLIDDQKVKRVCIALVPSLNFLNSTTNPHCQPHGSYRSRRNLRSLAGQGRFQKKHDAAAAGFRVQEIVLATMTSYIYPSNGKCQ; the protein is encoded by the exons atgaatcaaaaaagtgaatttc ACGGCTATCCAAAAATAATGTTGTGGAACCCGGCTACcacggaattcaaaatcatttttgaagAATATGATGGTTTTTCAAAGGATTGGTCCGATCATTATCAAGTCGGTTATGATTATGTTAAAGATGACTATAAGATGATTAGGCGCACTCATCGCCGTCCTAGAACAAGTGAATGCGGGATTTCCACCTTCTGGGAGATATTTAGCTTAAACAATAACTCTTGGAGGAAAATTGATGGCCATTTTCCTCACTCATCTCACTCATATAGATGCAGTGAAGAAGTGTACGTGGATGGAGTGTCTCATTGGTGTGAAAAAATTGGAACACATACACATTTGGTGTCATTTGACTTCAGCATAGAATCTTTTATTACAACACCCGTGCCCTCTTACACAGAtgatgtttttgatattatttcaAAAATGTGGATGAGGAAGAGAATTTTGACGGTATTAAATGGATCTATTGGTTTTATAGTACATTCTGAAGAGACAAGTAcatttcatattttaattttggGTGAACTCGGTGTAGAAGAATCGTGGACTAAACTCTTTATTGTTGGCCCTTTACCTTGCCTTAAGATTCCAATTGGAATAGGGAAGAAGGGAAATATATTGATAAGCAAGAAAGACAAGGAACTAGCTTGGTTTGATATAAGTACCGGAACTATTGATGAAATTGGTGTTACAGCAGAAACTCATG TAAATGTTTCCTCTACATTTCTTATCGATGATCAGAAGGTCAAGAGGGTTTGTATTGCTTTGGTGCCAAGTTTGAATTTCTTGAACTCCACCACCAATCCTCACTGCCAGCCACATGGGTCGTATAGATCTCGCAGGAATCTAAGAAGCCTCGCTGGACAAGGCAGGTTTCAGAAGAAGCATGATGCTGCTGCTGCTGGTTTCAGAGTTCAGGAAATTGTTCTCGCCACTATGACTTCATATATATACCCTTCTAATGGCAAATGTCAATGA